In Drosophila simulans strain w501 chromosome X, Prin_Dsim_3.1, whole genome shotgun sequence, one DNA window encodes the following:
- the LOC6726282 gene encoding uncharacterized protein LOC6726282 isoform X1 → MNSNSCSDSSNESMVNPPYIQMNFGQQAQQQQSHQHQQQQQERYVWEMRTRSPNVTPASTVLNSPDLNGELSYVPLQGLSPSGGGVQGSGSYGSNAGRDSGGYYYQRPQLHQIRLGRSPGSQFETRDVLPQGLASPGSPTDVGKADGQCLRDGEIVVFDDIDTNWMNKASSGQRPGSNEDVLKVTKMIGQLPIAEYEGSPRRFGSQPNTNTITMGGPRKRPPGFPQRVSPTTSAANNATAPAKASVGNLIDLVDHEEERSGTLREKTPTFDYLYEFSETRKVLEEFFKANPEDEKRYTDYTTESGDDVASSQPQEYPATPMEQAYIGQRLARIPKDELYMVHRSPTKKPPSDQNPATAYQEHNDIELYIDSNSRSSGDLADTELEANLRRHSRNFTLSPETTDYDSNCGDLDSLSNDINCPTDFGKLYTSMPVLEDGLSSGHASDTENNASVVCDKQHSSQSQPVHENNGNGERLDTDYNVMSASLATLTTDASQSALISDFASLPMPPAPPPSSPPQIEIADASESMTMAPDADNPLDSHYGAVYAAALGGTHTEKSAGSGLGVTPVTGGGSLPSQAASEIQEAMKEIRSALQRAKTQPEKLKFCDEVLPTDPDSPVWVPRKGTTVSAAQGAAADEEPDTDLETDRLLGQQRHDEQDFFADQTLADNNANEGTDIASNGHLNGTSDNNNPNPMNTTKPQTYSTATIRQGIGTSLTPNSPDICQIVGTTDISISSPEKLQFTKSPTGSIKSLKDSANSDKKAKSRNKEGLLEPKVLIEGVLFRARYLGSTQLVCEGQPTKSTRMMQAEEAVSRIKALAPEGESQPSTEVDLFISTEKIMVLNTDLKEIMMDHALRTISYIADIGDLVVLMARRRFVPNSVVDPSITSPLGDVPTPGIGEEESPPKEPLSKHNRTPKMICHVFESDEAQFIAQSIGQAFQVAYMEFLKANGIENESLAKEMDYQEVLNSQEIFGDELEIFAKKELQKEVVVPKAKGEILGVVIVESGWGSMLPTVVIANLMSSGAAARCGQLNIGDQLIAINGMSLVGLPLSTCQSYIRNAKNQTAVKFTVVPCPPVVEVKILRPKALFQLGFSVQNGVICSLLRGGIAERGGVRVGHRIIEINNQSVVAVPHDTIVKLLSSSVGEILMKTMPTSMFRLLTGQETPIYI, encoded by the exons ATGAACTCAAACTCCTGCAGTGACAGCAGTAACGAGTCCATGGTCAATCCACCGTACATACAGATGAACTTTGgccagcaggcgcagcagcagcaatcgcatcagcaccagcagcagcagcaggagcgtTATGTGTGGGAGATGCGAACCCGTAGCCCAAATGTGACGCCAGCCAGCACGGTGCTCAATTCGCCGGATCTCAATGGCGAGCTGTCCTACGTTCCGCTGCAGGGTCTTTCGCCATCGGGCGGAGGTGTTCAGGGATCCGGCAGCTATGGTTCCAATGCGGGACGCGATTCTGGCGGCTATTACTACCAGCGACCGCAGCTGCATCAAATCCGACTGGGTAGGAGTCCGGGCAGCCAGTTTGAGACACGTGATGTCCTGCCACAG GGATTGGCCAGCCCCGGCTCACCAACGGATGTGGGCAAGGCGGACGGTCAGTGCCTGCGTGATGGTGAGATCGTGGTGTTCGACGACATCGACACCAACTGGATGAACAAGGCATCGAGTGGCCAGCGTCCAGGCAGCAATGAGGATGTCCTCAAGGTGACCAAAATGATTGGACAGCTGCCAATAGCCGAGTACGAGGGTTCACCGCGACGATTTGGCAGTCAACCGAATACAAATACCATTACCATGGGTGGTCCTAGAAAACGTCCGCCGGGTTTCCCGCAAAGAGTTTCGCCCACCACCAGTGCCGCTAATAATGCGACTGCCCCGGCAAAAGCATCTGTGGGCAACCTTATCGATCTGGTCGACCACGAGGAAGAGCGTTCCGGGACGCTTCGCGAGAAAACACCTACTTTCGACTACCTGTACGAATTCTCAGAGACCAGAAAGGTGCTGGAGGAGTTCTTCAAGGCGAATCCGGAGGACGAAAAGCGGTACACAGATTACACCACGGAAAGTGGAGACGATGTCGCTAGTTCG CAGCCACAAGAGTACCCAGCTACGCCCATGGAGCAGGCATATATAGGACAGCGGCTGGCGAGAATACCCAAAGATGAGCTCTACATGGTTCACCGGTCGCCTACTAAGAAGCCA CCCAGTGACCAGAATCCAGCGACGGCCTACCAGGAGCATAATGATATTGAGCTGTATATTGATTCGAATAGCCGAAGCAGCGGCGATTTGGCGGACACCGAACTGGAGGCAAATCTGCGCCGACACTCCCGAAACTTTACCCTGTCACCCGAGACGACGGATTACGATTCGAATTGCGGTGATTTGGACAGTCTGTCTAACGACATTAACTGCCCCACGGATTTTGGTAAACTGTATACGAGCATGCCTGTCCTAGAAGATGGCCTAAGCAGTGGCCACGCCTCCGATACGGAGAACAACGCATCCGTGGTGTGTGACAAGCAGCACTCGTCCCAATCTCAGCCCGTCCACGAGAACAACGGTAATGGCGAGCGGCTGGATACCGACTACAATGTGATGAGCGCCAGCTTGGCCACACTGACCACAGATGCCTCGCAATCGGCGCTGATAAGCGACTTCGCCTCACTGCCCATGCCCCCGGCTCCGCCTCCATCATCGCCACCCCAAATCGAGATCGCCGATGCAAGTGAATCCATGACCATGGCGCCAGATGCTGATAATCCACTGGACAGTCACTACGGTGCGGTTTATGCAGCAGCTTTGGGAGGTACTCACACAGAGAAGTCAGCGGGATCAGGACTGGGGGTGACACCAGTAACTGGGGGAGGATCTTTGCCATCGCAGGCTGCTTCGGAAATCCAGGAGGCCATGAAGGAGATACGTTCCGCGTTGCAGCGTGCTAAAACGCAGCctgaaaaactgaaattcTGTGACGAAGTGCTGCCCACGGATCCAGATTCACCGGTTTGGGTTCCACGCAAGGGGACGACGGTCTCCGCGGCCCAAGGTGCGGCGGCGGATGAGGAACCAGACACCGACCTGGAAACAGATCGCCTGTTGGGTCAGCAGAGGCACGATGAGCAGGATTTCTTCGCCGATCAG ACCCTGGCTGATAACAATGCCAATGAGGGCACGGATATTGCCAGCAATGGGCACCTGAATGGCACGTCCGACAACAACAATCCGAATCCAATGAATACTACCAAGCCGCAAACCTACTCGACGGCCACCATTCGACAAGGCATCGGCACCTCGCTGACACCCAATTCGCCGGACATCTGTCAGATCGTGGGCACGACCGACATCTCCATAAGCTCGCCGGAAAAACTGCAGTTCACCAAAAGTCCCACGGGCTCTATTAAATCCCTGAAGGACTCTGCCAACTCGGACAAGAAGGCCAAATCGCGGAACAAAGAGG GTCTCTTGGAACCTAAAGTTCTCATTGAGGGCGTGTTGTTTCGGGCCAGATACCTTGGATCCACTCAACTTGTTTGCGAGGGTCAGCCGACCAAGTCGACCAGAATGATGCAGGCTGAGGAGGCCGTTTCCAGGATCAAG GCTTTG GCTCCCGAGGGCGAAAGTCAGCCGAGCACTGAAGTGGACCTGTTCATATCAACCGAAAAGATAATGGTGCTTAACACGGATCTCAAGGAGATCATGATGGACCATGCGCTGCGAACTATATCCTATATAGCCGACATTGGCGATCTGGTTGTGCTGATGGCTCGTCGCCGATTCGTACCGAACAGTGTTGTGGATCCATCGATCACCAGTCCATTAGGTGATGTTCCCACTCCGGGCATAGGCGAGGAGGAGTCGCCGCCCAAAGAGCCACTCAGCAAGCACAATCGCACGCCCAAAATGATCTGCCACGTGTTCGAAAGCGATGAGGCGCAGTTCATAGCTCAATCCATTGGACAGGCCTTCCAG GTGGCCTACATGGAGTTCCTGAAGGCAAACGGCATCGAAAACGAGAGCCTGGCCAAAGAGATGGACTACCAGGAGGTGCTCAACAGCCAGGAGATTTTCGGTGACGAGCTGGAGATCTTTGCCAAAAAGGAGCTGCAAAAGGAGGTGGTTGTGCCGAAGGCCAAAGGCGAGATCCTAGGCGTGGTGATCGTAGAGAGTGGCTGGGGTTCCATGCTGCCCACCGTGGTGATAGCCAACCTGATGAGTTCCGGAGCAGCTGCCCGCTGCGGCCAGCTGAACATCGGTGACCAGCTGATCGCCATTAACGGCATGAGCCTGGTGGGACTGCCGCTGTCCACCTGCCAGAGCTACATACGCAATGCCAAGAACCAAACTGCCGTCAAGTTCACCGTTGTGCCCTGTCCGCCTGTCGTTGAGGTTAAGATCCTGCGTCCCAAGGCGCTGTTCCAGTTGGGTTTTAGTGTTCAAAATGGCGtg ATCTGCAGTCTTTTGCGTGGAGGAATCGCTGAGCGGGGCGGAGTACGCGTTGGCCACCGCATCATTGAGATTAACAACCAGAGCGTTGTGGCCGTGCCACACGATACCATTGTCAAGCTGTTGTCATCCTCAGTGGGCGAG ATCCTGATGAAGACAATGCCCACGTCCATGTTTCGTTTGCTCACCGGTCAAGAGACGCcaatctatatataa
- the LOC6726282 gene encoding uncharacterized protein LOC6726282 isoform X3, translated as MNSNSCSDSSNESMVNPPYIQMNFGQQAQQQQSHQHQQQQQERYVWEMRTRSPNVTPASTVLNSPDLNGELSYVPLQGLSPSGGGVQGSGSYGSNAGRDSGGYYYQRPQLHQIRLGRSPGSQFETRDVLPQGLASPGSPTDVGKADGQCLRDGEIVVFDDIDTNWMNKASSGQRPGSNEDVLKVTKMIGQLPIAEYEGSPRRFGSQPNTNTITMGGPRKRPPGFPQRVSPTTSAANNATAPAKASVGNLIDLVDHEEERSGTLREKTPTFDYLYEFSETRKVLEEFFKANPEDEKRYTDYTTESGDDVASSQPQEYPATPMEQAYIGQRLARIPKDELYMVHRSPTKKPPSDQNPATAYQEHNDIELYIDSNSRSSGDLADTELEANLRRHSRNFTLSPETTDYDSNCGDLDSLSNDINCPTDFGKLYTSMPVLEDGLSSGHASDTENNASVVCDKQHSSQSQPVHENNGNGERLDTDYNVMSASLATLTTDASQSALISDFASLPMPPAPPPSSPPQIEIADASESMTMAPDADNPLDSHYGAVYAAALGGTHTEKSAGSGLGVTPVTGGGSLPSQAASEIQEAMKEIRSALQRAKTQPEKLKFCDEVLPTDPDSPVWVPRKGTTVSAAQGAAADEEPDTDLETDRLLGQQRHDEQDFFADQTLADNNANEGTDIASNGHLNGTSDNNNPNPMNTTKPQTYSTATIRQGIGTSLTPNSPDICQIVGTTDISISSPEKLQFTKSPTGSIKSLKDSANSDKKAKSRNKEGLLEPKVLIEGVLFRARYLGSTQLVCEGQPTKSTRMMQAEEAVSRIKAPEGESQPSTEVDLFISTEKIMVLNTDLKEIMMDHALRTISYIADIGDLVVLMARRRFVPNSVVDPSITSPLGDVPTPGIGEEESPPKEPLSKHNRTPKMICHVFESDEAQFIAQSIGQAFQVAYMEFLKANGIENESLAKEMDYQEVLNSQEIFGDELEIFAKKELQKEVVVPKAKGEILGVVIVESGWGSMLPTVVIANLMSSGAAARCGQLNIGDQLIAINGMSLVGLPLSTCQSYIRNAKNQTAVKFTVVPCPPVVEVKILRPKALFQLGFSVQNGVICSLLRGGIAERGGVRVGHRIIEINNQSVVAVPHDTIVKLLSSSVGEILMKTMPTSMFRLLTGQETPIYI; from the exons ATGAACTCAAACTCCTGCAGTGACAGCAGTAACGAGTCCATGGTCAATCCACCGTACATACAGATGAACTTTGgccagcaggcgcagcagcagcaatcgcatcagcaccagcagcagcagcaggagcgtTATGTGTGGGAGATGCGAACCCGTAGCCCAAATGTGACGCCAGCCAGCACGGTGCTCAATTCGCCGGATCTCAATGGCGAGCTGTCCTACGTTCCGCTGCAGGGTCTTTCGCCATCGGGCGGAGGTGTTCAGGGATCCGGCAGCTATGGTTCCAATGCGGGACGCGATTCTGGCGGCTATTACTACCAGCGACCGCAGCTGCATCAAATCCGACTGGGTAGGAGTCCGGGCAGCCAGTTTGAGACACGTGATGTCCTGCCACAG GGATTGGCCAGCCCCGGCTCACCAACGGATGTGGGCAAGGCGGACGGTCAGTGCCTGCGTGATGGTGAGATCGTGGTGTTCGACGACATCGACACCAACTGGATGAACAAGGCATCGAGTGGCCAGCGTCCAGGCAGCAATGAGGATGTCCTCAAGGTGACCAAAATGATTGGACAGCTGCCAATAGCCGAGTACGAGGGTTCACCGCGACGATTTGGCAGTCAACCGAATACAAATACCATTACCATGGGTGGTCCTAGAAAACGTCCGCCGGGTTTCCCGCAAAGAGTTTCGCCCACCACCAGTGCCGCTAATAATGCGACTGCCCCGGCAAAAGCATCTGTGGGCAACCTTATCGATCTGGTCGACCACGAGGAAGAGCGTTCCGGGACGCTTCGCGAGAAAACACCTACTTTCGACTACCTGTACGAATTCTCAGAGACCAGAAAGGTGCTGGAGGAGTTCTTCAAGGCGAATCCGGAGGACGAAAAGCGGTACACAGATTACACCACGGAAAGTGGAGACGATGTCGCTAGTTCG CAGCCACAAGAGTACCCAGCTACGCCCATGGAGCAGGCATATATAGGACAGCGGCTGGCGAGAATACCCAAAGATGAGCTCTACATGGTTCACCGGTCGCCTACTAAGAAGCCA CCCAGTGACCAGAATCCAGCGACGGCCTACCAGGAGCATAATGATATTGAGCTGTATATTGATTCGAATAGCCGAAGCAGCGGCGATTTGGCGGACACCGAACTGGAGGCAAATCTGCGCCGACACTCCCGAAACTTTACCCTGTCACCCGAGACGACGGATTACGATTCGAATTGCGGTGATTTGGACAGTCTGTCTAACGACATTAACTGCCCCACGGATTTTGGTAAACTGTATACGAGCATGCCTGTCCTAGAAGATGGCCTAAGCAGTGGCCACGCCTCCGATACGGAGAACAACGCATCCGTGGTGTGTGACAAGCAGCACTCGTCCCAATCTCAGCCCGTCCACGAGAACAACGGTAATGGCGAGCGGCTGGATACCGACTACAATGTGATGAGCGCCAGCTTGGCCACACTGACCACAGATGCCTCGCAATCGGCGCTGATAAGCGACTTCGCCTCACTGCCCATGCCCCCGGCTCCGCCTCCATCATCGCCACCCCAAATCGAGATCGCCGATGCAAGTGAATCCATGACCATGGCGCCAGATGCTGATAATCCACTGGACAGTCACTACGGTGCGGTTTATGCAGCAGCTTTGGGAGGTACTCACACAGAGAAGTCAGCGGGATCAGGACTGGGGGTGACACCAGTAACTGGGGGAGGATCTTTGCCATCGCAGGCTGCTTCGGAAATCCAGGAGGCCATGAAGGAGATACGTTCCGCGTTGCAGCGTGCTAAAACGCAGCctgaaaaactgaaattcTGTGACGAAGTGCTGCCCACGGATCCAGATTCACCGGTTTGGGTTCCACGCAAGGGGACGACGGTCTCCGCGGCCCAAGGTGCGGCGGCGGATGAGGAACCAGACACCGACCTGGAAACAGATCGCCTGTTGGGTCAGCAGAGGCACGATGAGCAGGATTTCTTCGCCGATCAG ACCCTGGCTGATAACAATGCCAATGAGGGCACGGATATTGCCAGCAATGGGCACCTGAATGGCACGTCCGACAACAACAATCCGAATCCAATGAATACTACCAAGCCGCAAACCTACTCGACGGCCACCATTCGACAAGGCATCGGCACCTCGCTGACACCCAATTCGCCGGACATCTGTCAGATCGTGGGCACGACCGACATCTCCATAAGCTCGCCGGAAAAACTGCAGTTCACCAAAAGTCCCACGGGCTCTATTAAATCCCTGAAGGACTCTGCCAACTCGGACAAGAAGGCCAAATCGCGGAACAAAGAGG GTCTCTTGGAACCTAAAGTTCTCATTGAGGGCGTGTTGTTTCGGGCCAGATACCTTGGATCCACTCAACTTGTTTGCGAGGGTCAGCCGACCAAGTCGACCAGAATGATGCAGGCTGAGGAGGCCGTTTCCAGGATCAAG GCTCCCGAGGGCGAAAGTCAGCCGAGCACTGAAGTGGACCTGTTCATATCAACCGAAAAGATAATGGTGCTTAACACGGATCTCAAGGAGATCATGATGGACCATGCGCTGCGAACTATATCCTATATAGCCGACATTGGCGATCTGGTTGTGCTGATGGCTCGTCGCCGATTCGTACCGAACAGTGTTGTGGATCCATCGATCACCAGTCCATTAGGTGATGTTCCCACTCCGGGCATAGGCGAGGAGGAGTCGCCGCCCAAAGAGCCACTCAGCAAGCACAATCGCACGCCCAAAATGATCTGCCACGTGTTCGAAAGCGATGAGGCGCAGTTCATAGCTCAATCCATTGGACAGGCCTTCCAG GTGGCCTACATGGAGTTCCTGAAGGCAAACGGCATCGAAAACGAGAGCCTGGCCAAAGAGATGGACTACCAGGAGGTGCTCAACAGCCAGGAGATTTTCGGTGACGAGCTGGAGATCTTTGCCAAAAAGGAGCTGCAAAAGGAGGTGGTTGTGCCGAAGGCCAAAGGCGAGATCCTAGGCGTGGTGATCGTAGAGAGTGGCTGGGGTTCCATGCTGCCCACCGTGGTGATAGCCAACCTGATGAGTTCCGGAGCAGCTGCCCGCTGCGGCCAGCTGAACATCGGTGACCAGCTGATCGCCATTAACGGCATGAGCCTGGTGGGACTGCCGCTGTCCACCTGCCAGAGCTACATACGCAATGCCAAGAACCAAACTGCCGTCAAGTTCACCGTTGTGCCCTGTCCGCCTGTCGTTGAGGTTAAGATCCTGCGTCCCAAGGCGCTGTTCCAGTTGGGTTTTAGTGTTCAAAATGGCGtg ATCTGCAGTCTTTTGCGTGGAGGAATCGCTGAGCGGGGCGGAGTACGCGTTGGCCACCGCATCATTGAGATTAACAACCAGAGCGTTGTGGCCGTGCCACACGATACCATTGTCAAGCTGTTGTCATCCTCAGTGGGCGAG ATCCTGATGAAGACAATGCCCACGTCCATGTTTCGTTTGCTCACCGGTCAAGAGACGCcaatctatatataa
- the LOC6726282 gene encoding uncharacterized protein LOC6726282 isoform X4: MNSNSCSDSSNESMVNPPYIQMNFGQQAQQQQSHQHQQQQQERYVWEMRTRSPNVTPASTVLNSPDLNGELSYVPLQGLSPSGGGVQGSGSYGSNAGRDSGGYYYQRPQLHQIRLGRSPGSQFETRDVLPQGLASPGSPTDVGKADGQCLRDGEIVVFDDIDTNWMNKASSGQRPGSNEDVLKVTKMIGQLPIAEYEGSPRRFGSQPNTNTITMGGPRKRPPGFPQRVSPTTSAANNATAPAKASVGNLIDLVDHEEERSGTLREKTPTFDYLYEFSETRKVLEEFFKANPEDEKRYTDYTTESGDDVASSPQEYPATPMEQAYIGQRLARIPKDELYMVHRSPTKKPPSDQNPATAYQEHNDIELYIDSNSRSSGDLADTELEANLRRHSRNFTLSPETTDYDSNCGDLDSLSNDINCPTDFGKLYTSMPVLEDGLSSGHASDTENNASVVCDKQHSSQSQPVHENNGNGERLDTDYNVMSASLATLTTDASQSALISDFASLPMPPAPPPSSPPQIEIADASESMTMAPDADNPLDSHYGAVYAAALGGTHTEKSAGSGLGVTPVTGGGSLPSQAASEIQEAMKEIRSALQRAKTQPEKLKFCDEVLPTDPDSPVWVPRKGTTVSAAQGAAADEEPDTDLETDRLLGQQRHDEQDFFADQTLADNNANEGTDIASNGHLNGTSDNNNPNPMNTTKPQTYSTATIRQGIGTSLTPNSPDICQIVGTTDISISSPEKLQFTKSPTGSIKSLKDSANSDKKAKSRNKEGLLEPKVLIEGVLFRARYLGSTQLVCEGQPTKSTRMMQAEEAVSRIKAPEGESQPSTEVDLFISTEKIMVLNTDLKEIMMDHALRTISYIADIGDLVVLMARRRFVPNSVVDPSITSPLGDVPTPGIGEEESPPKEPLSKHNRTPKMICHVFESDEAQFIAQSIGQAFQVAYMEFLKANGIENESLAKEMDYQEVLNSQEIFGDELEIFAKKELQKEVVVPKAKGEILGVVIVESGWGSMLPTVVIANLMSSGAAARCGQLNIGDQLIAINGMSLVGLPLSTCQSYIRNAKNQTAVKFTVVPCPPVVEVKILRPKALFQLGFSVQNGVICSLLRGGIAERGGVRVGHRIIEINNQSVVAVPHDTIVKLLSSSVGEILMKTMPTSMFRLLTGQETPIYI; the protein is encoded by the exons ATGAACTCAAACTCCTGCAGTGACAGCAGTAACGAGTCCATGGTCAATCCACCGTACATACAGATGAACTTTGgccagcaggcgcagcagcagcaatcgcatcagcaccagcagcagcagcaggagcgtTATGTGTGGGAGATGCGAACCCGTAGCCCAAATGTGACGCCAGCCAGCACGGTGCTCAATTCGCCGGATCTCAATGGCGAGCTGTCCTACGTTCCGCTGCAGGGTCTTTCGCCATCGGGCGGAGGTGTTCAGGGATCCGGCAGCTATGGTTCCAATGCGGGACGCGATTCTGGCGGCTATTACTACCAGCGACCGCAGCTGCATCAAATCCGACTGGGTAGGAGTCCGGGCAGCCAGTTTGAGACACGTGATGTCCTGCCACAG GGATTGGCCAGCCCCGGCTCACCAACGGATGTGGGCAAGGCGGACGGTCAGTGCCTGCGTGATGGTGAGATCGTGGTGTTCGACGACATCGACACCAACTGGATGAACAAGGCATCGAGTGGCCAGCGTCCAGGCAGCAATGAGGATGTCCTCAAGGTGACCAAAATGATTGGACAGCTGCCAATAGCCGAGTACGAGGGTTCACCGCGACGATTTGGCAGTCAACCGAATACAAATACCATTACCATGGGTGGTCCTAGAAAACGTCCGCCGGGTTTCCCGCAAAGAGTTTCGCCCACCACCAGTGCCGCTAATAATGCGACTGCCCCGGCAAAAGCATCTGTGGGCAACCTTATCGATCTGGTCGACCACGAGGAAGAGCGTTCCGGGACGCTTCGCGAGAAAACACCTACTTTCGACTACCTGTACGAATTCTCAGAGACCAGAAAGGTGCTGGAGGAGTTCTTCAAGGCGAATCCGGAGGACGAAAAGCGGTACACAGATTACACCACGGAAAGTGGAGACGATGTCGCTAGTTCG CCACAAGAGTACCCAGCTACGCCCATGGAGCAGGCATATATAGGACAGCGGCTGGCGAGAATACCCAAAGATGAGCTCTACATGGTTCACCGGTCGCCTACTAAGAAGCCA CCCAGTGACCAGAATCCAGCGACGGCCTACCAGGAGCATAATGATATTGAGCTGTATATTGATTCGAATAGCCGAAGCAGCGGCGATTTGGCGGACACCGAACTGGAGGCAAATCTGCGCCGACACTCCCGAAACTTTACCCTGTCACCCGAGACGACGGATTACGATTCGAATTGCGGTGATTTGGACAGTCTGTCTAACGACATTAACTGCCCCACGGATTTTGGTAAACTGTATACGAGCATGCCTGTCCTAGAAGATGGCCTAAGCAGTGGCCACGCCTCCGATACGGAGAACAACGCATCCGTGGTGTGTGACAAGCAGCACTCGTCCCAATCTCAGCCCGTCCACGAGAACAACGGTAATGGCGAGCGGCTGGATACCGACTACAATGTGATGAGCGCCAGCTTGGCCACACTGACCACAGATGCCTCGCAATCGGCGCTGATAAGCGACTTCGCCTCACTGCCCATGCCCCCGGCTCCGCCTCCATCATCGCCACCCCAAATCGAGATCGCCGATGCAAGTGAATCCATGACCATGGCGCCAGATGCTGATAATCCACTGGACAGTCACTACGGTGCGGTTTATGCAGCAGCTTTGGGAGGTACTCACACAGAGAAGTCAGCGGGATCAGGACTGGGGGTGACACCAGTAACTGGGGGAGGATCTTTGCCATCGCAGGCTGCTTCGGAAATCCAGGAGGCCATGAAGGAGATACGTTCCGCGTTGCAGCGTGCTAAAACGCAGCctgaaaaactgaaattcTGTGACGAAGTGCTGCCCACGGATCCAGATTCACCGGTTTGGGTTCCACGCAAGGGGACGACGGTCTCCGCGGCCCAAGGTGCGGCGGCGGATGAGGAACCAGACACCGACCTGGAAACAGATCGCCTGTTGGGTCAGCAGAGGCACGATGAGCAGGATTTCTTCGCCGATCAG ACCCTGGCTGATAACAATGCCAATGAGGGCACGGATATTGCCAGCAATGGGCACCTGAATGGCACGTCCGACAACAACAATCCGAATCCAATGAATACTACCAAGCCGCAAACCTACTCGACGGCCACCATTCGACAAGGCATCGGCACCTCGCTGACACCCAATTCGCCGGACATCTGTCAGATCGTGGGCACGACCGACATCTCCATAAGCTCGCCGGAAAAACTGCAGTTCACCAAAAGTCCCACGGGCTCTATTAAATCCCTGAAGGACTCTGCCAACTCGGACAAGAAGGCCAAATCGCGGAACAAAGAGG GTCTCTTGGAACCTAAAGTTCTCATTGAGGGCGTGTTGTTTCGGGCCAGATACCTTGGATCCACTCAACTTGTTTGCGAGGGTCAGCCGACCAAGTCGACCAGAATGATGCAGGCTGAGGAGGCCGTTTCCAGGATCAAG GCTCCCGAGGGCGAAAGTCAGCCGAGCACTGAAGTGGACCTGTTCATATCAACCGAAAAGATAATGGTGCTTAACACGGATCTCAAGGAGATCATGATGGACCATGCGCTGCGAACTATATCCTATATAGCCGACATTGGCGATCTGGTTGTGCTGATGGCTCGTCGCCGATTCGTACCGAACAGTGTTGTGGATCCATCGATCACCAGTCCATTAGGTGATGTTCCCACTCCGGGCATAGGCGAGGAGGAGTCGCCGCCCAAAGAGCCACTCAGCAAGCACAATCGCACGCCCAAAATGATCTGCCACGTGTTCGAAAGCGATGAGGCGCAGTTCATAGCTCAATCCATTGGACAGGCCTTCCAG GTGGCCTACATGGAGTTCCTGAAGGCAAACGGCATCGAAAACGAGAGCCTGGCCAAAGAGATGGACTACCAGGAGGTGCTCAACAGCCAGGAGATTTTCGGTGACGAGCTGGAGATCTTTGCCAAAAAGGAGCTGCAAAAGGAGGTGGTTGTGCCGAAGGCCAAAGGCGAGATCCTAGGCGTGGTGATCGTAGAGAGTGGCTGGGGTTCCATGCTGCCCACCGTGGTGATAGCCAACCTGATGAGTTCCGGAGCAGCTGCCCGCTGCGGCCAGCTGAACATCGGTGACCAGCTGATCGCCATTAACGGCATGAGCCTGGTGGGACTGCCGCTGTCCACCTGCCAGAGCTACATACGCAATGCCAAGAACCAAACTGCCGTCAAGTTCACCGTTGTGCCCTGTCCGCCTGTCGTTGAGGTTAAGATCCTGCGTCCCAAGGCGCTGTTCCAGTTGGGTTTTAGTGTTCAAAATGGCGtg ATCTGCAGTCTTTTGCGTGGAGGAATCGCTGAGCGGGGCGGAGTACGCGTTGGCCACCGCATCATTGAGATTAACAACCAGAGCGTTGTGGCCGTGCCACACGATACCATTGTCAAGCTGTTGTCATCCTCAGTGGGCGAG ATCCTGATGAAGACAATGCCCACGTCCATGTTTCGTTTGCTCACCGGTCAAGAGACGCcaatctatatataa